ACTCGATCAACGAGTCGTCTCGGCTCTATCTGATCGAGACCGCCGAGAAGGGCATCGACTGGCTGCGGCTGCACGCCAAGGGCCGGCCCGGGCACGGGTCGTTCCTGCACGACGACAACGCGGTGACCGCGCTCGCCGAGGCGGTCGCCCGGATCGGCCGGCACCGCTTCCCGGTGACCGTGACCGACACCGTGCGGGCCTTCCTGGAGGAGGTCTCCGACGTGCTCGGCATCGAGATCGACCCGGACGACCCGGAGACCGCCATCGCCAAGCTCGGCCCGATCGCCAATATCATCGGCGCGACGATCCGCAGCACCGCCAACCCGACCCGGCTGGCCGCCGGCTACAAGGACAACGTGATCCCCGGCCGGGCCACCGCCACCATCGACTGCCGCAGCCTGCCCGGCCAGTCCGAGATGCTGGAGGCGCAGCTGCGCGAGCTGGTCGGCCCGGACATCGACATCGAGTACATCCAGCGTCAGCCGGCCCTGGAGACCACCTTCGACGGCGACCTGGTCGAGGCGATGTCGGCCGCGCTGCGCGCCGAGGACCCGGGCGCCCGCCCGGTTCCCTACATGCTCTCCGGCGGCACGGACGCCAAGGCGTTCTCCCAGCTCGGCATCCGCTGCTTCGGGTTCGCGCCGCTGCGGCTGCCCGCCGACCTCAATTTCTCCGGGCTCTTCCATGGCATCGACGAGCGGGTCCCGGTGGACGGGCTACAGTTCGGCGTGCGGGTTCTCGACCGGTTTCTCCGCAGTTGCTAACCGTGTCCACGGCGTCACCGCCGGCGCGGATCCTCCCCCATCGCGAAGGGACTGCCTCACATGACCGACCAGCACGGTGAGCTGGACGCCGCCCTCGAGCGGGTGATCGACACGGCCCGTGCCCACCTGGCCGCCGTTCGCGCCGCCCAGGGCCGGATCGACGACGACAACGTCTGGCAGGCGTACGTCGCCCTGAACAACGCCTCCTTCGCCTACGACGAGCAGCTGCTCGACGCCTTCGGCGAGGTGACCCCCTGGGATGTCGAGTCGATCGACCCCGACGAGGCCGACGAGCGCTTCGGCGGCGAGGGCGTCGAGGCGACCGACCCGCATCCGCGGGTCATCTCGGTGCGGCAGCGCCGCGACTACCGGGTGCCGAGCGTGGCCGCCCTGCTGCGGGTGGCCGAGGCGGCCCGCCGCGAGGGCACCCCGGAGGAGGACGAGCCGGCACCCGTCGAGGGGGTAGGCGAGGCCGTGCTCGAGCTGCTGCAGAGCGGCGACGGCTCGCTGAGCGCGCTCGACGTGCCGGAGCTGGAGCCGCTCGACGGGGTGGTCATGGTCAGCGAGGTCGGCACCCCGGTCGACCTGGAGTCGTTCGACGACGACGACCCGGTGGGCCCGTTCCAGCCCGCCGCCGACGACCGGCTGGTGGGCCGCCTCGACGAGCACCCGTTCCTGGAGCTGGACGAGGAGCACGACCACGCCCACTAGGCCGTGACGCCCCCGGGGCCCGACCGTGCGGTCCGGGCCCCGGGGGCGTCGGCGTCCACCCGGGTACGGCTCGCGCCGCGCTCAGTACGACAGACCCGGCTGCGGCTGGTTCACCAGGCGCCGGCGCAGCATGACCTGCCGCGTGCCGTCCCGGTACAGCCGCACCCGGGCCAACTCCCATCCGGAGAACTCCGCCTGGATCGCCAGCTGCGCCGCGGCGGTCAGCCGGTCGACGTTCGAGGGCAGCCGCAGCGGCGCGTATTCGTAGTCCATGCGATCCATGCTGCCCAGCCCGGGCGTGGTTCGCCACCCCCTGACCGTGATCCGCGTCCCGTCCCGCCGACCGGCCTCAGCCGTCGCGCTCCGGATAGCCCACCGGCACCGCCGAGACGTCGTCCAGCGCGGTGACGATCTCGTCCGGCAGCGTCACCCGCTCCACCTGGAGCGCGCCGAGGAGCTGCCCGACGGTGCGGGCGCCGAGGATCGGGGCGGTCACCCCGGGCCGGTCCCGGATCCAGGCCAGCGCCACCTCCAGCGGCGACACCCCCAGCCCACCCGCCGCGGTGGCCACCGCCTCCACGATGCTGGAGCAGCGCGGCTCCAGGTACGTCGCGACGAACCGCTCGAAGTGCGGCGAGGCGGCCCGCGAGTCCGCCGGCCGGCCGTGCCGGTACTTCCCGGTGAGCACCCCCCGACCCAACGGCGACCAGGGCAGCACACCCAGCCCCAACGCCTCGCAGGCCGGCAGCACCTCCCGCTCCACGCCCCGCTCCAGCAGCGAGTACTCCACCTGGGCGGCGACCACCGGGGCCCGGCCCGGCCAGGCCGCCTGCCAGGCGGCGGCCCGGGCGGTCTGCCAGCCGGCGAAGTTCGACACCCCCACGTACCGGGCGCGCCCGCTGGTCACCGCGTGGTCCAGGGCGGAGAGGGTCTCCTCCAGCGGGGTGTCCGGGTCGTAACCGTGCACCTGCCACAGGTCGACGTGGTCGGTGCCGAGGCGCCGCAGCGAGGCGTCCAGGGTGCGCAACAGGTGACCCCGCGAGCCGTCCCGCCGCCGCCCGCTGCCCGGCCGCAGCCCCGCCTTGGTGGCGATGAGCAGCTCGTCGCGGGGGACCAGGCCGCCCAGCAGCGAGCCGATCACCGACTCCGCGTCGCCGTCGGCGTACACGTCGGCGGTGTCCACGAGGTTGCCCCCGGCGTCCAGGTAACTCTTGAGTTGGGCGGCCGCGTCATCGGCGTCGGTGTCCCGGCCCCACGTCATGGTGCCGAGCGCGAGCCGCGAAACCGCCAGCCCGCTTCGGCCGAGCGGTCGCTGTTGCATGGGTGAACCTTATTTCGAACCCGGCGTCACGGATATCCTCGCCCGCAGTCAACTTCCTGCCCGACCTGCCGGTCGGGTGTGACGCGTTCGAGGTGAGCCGGTGGTCCGCCGCTGCACCCGCATTGCGTAACCTGATGCGACCTGTGGTGCGGACGGTGGGAGGACCAGTGCGACTCGGGCTCAGCCTCGGATACCAGACGGCGTGGAGCACGCCGGCCGACCACCTGGCTCTTGCCCAGGAGGCGGACCGGCTCGGCTACTCGGTGGTGTGGGCGGCGGAGGCCTACGGCTCCGACTCGCCCAGCATGCTGGCCTGGATGGCCGGCCAGACCGAACGCATCGACGTGGGCAGCGCGGTGATGCAGATCCCCGCCCGCACCCCGGCGATGACCGCGATGACCGCCGCCACCATCGACGCCCTTTCCGGCGGCCGGTTCCGGCTCGGCCTCGGGGTCTCCGGCCCGCAGGTCTCCGAGGGCTGGCACGGTGTCCGGTTCGCCAAGCCCCTCGCGCGCACCCGGGAGTACGTCGACATCGTCAAGCTGGCGATCGCCCGCAAGGAGGTCGCGTACGACGGCGAGCACTACACCCTGCCGCTGCCCGACGGCCCCGGCAAGGCCCTGCGGCTCGGGTTCCACCCGCCGCGCGAGCACATCCCGATCTACCTCGCCGCCGTCGGCCCCAAGAACCTCGAACTCGCCGGTGAGATCGCCGACGGCTGGCTGGCCGTCTTCTACGCCCCCGAGTTCGCCGACGAGCAGCTCGCCTCGGTGCGCGCCGGCCGGGCGAAGGCCGGCAAGGAACTGGCCGGCTTCGACGTGGTGCCGTCCGTTCCCGTCGTGGTCGGCGACGACATCGCCACCTGCGCCGAGCTGGTCCGCTGGTACGCCGCCCTCTACGTCGGCGGCATGGGCAGTCGGCAGCAGAACTTCTACAACCAGCTCGCCACCCGGATGGGCTACGGCGACGCCGCGCGCGAGGTGCAGGACCTCTACCTGGCCAAGCGGCAGCGCGACGCAGCCGCCGCGATCCCGATGGAGTTCATCGACCGCACCTCGCTGCTCGGACCGAAGGAGCGCATCGCCGAGCGGATGCGGGAGTACGCCGCCGCCGGCGTCACCACTCTCTCGGTGACCCTCTTCGTGGCGGACCGGGACAGCGGTGTGCAGACCCTGCGTACCGTCGCCGAGGCCCTGGACCTCTCCGGAGTCGGCGAGTGACCTGGGTCGAGGCCATCGTCCTGGGCATCGTCCAGGGGCTCACGGAATTCCTGCCCGTCTCCTCGTCGGGTCACCTGCGAATCACCTCGGCCATCTTCTTCGGCCGGGACGCGGGCGCGTCGTTCACCGCCGTCACCCAGCTCGGCACCGAGGCCGCCGTGCTGATCTACTTCTTCAAGGACATCTGGCGCATCGTCCGCACCTGGTTCCTCGGCCTGCGGGACCGCTCGGTCCGCAGCAGCCTGGACTACCGGATGGGCTGGTACGTCATCGTCGGCACCATCCCGATCGGTGTCCTCGGTCTGCTGTTCAAGGACACCATCCGCGAGGGCGCGCGGAACCTCTACCTGATCTCCTTCACGCTGATCTTCTTCGCGCTGGTGCTGGCCTTCGCCGAGTACTGGGGGCGACAGACCCGCACGCTGGAGAACTTCCGGATGCGCGACGGCATCATCATGGGCTTCGCCCAGGCGATGGCGCTGATCCCCGGCGTCTCCCGCTCCGGCGGCACGCTGACCTTCGGTCTGCTGCTCAACCTCACCCGGGAGACGGCGGCCCGGTACTCGTTCCTGCTGGCCATCCCCGCCGTGGTGCTGTCGGGTGTGTTCAGCCTCGGCGACGTCTTCCAGCCCGCCGAGCCGGGCACGGCGGCACCGAGCGTCGCGCAGATGGTCGTCGCCACCCTGATCGCCTTCGCCATCGGGTACGCGGCCATCGCCTGGCTGCTGCGGTACGTCGCCCACCACACCCTGTACCTCTTCGTGCTCTACCGGGTGGCGCTGGGCACCCTGGTCCTCTGCCTGCTCCTCACCGGCACGATCAGCGCCACCTGACCGGACCCCTCCGAGCCGTCCTCATGCCGCTGGCCGGCACCCCGTGATGCGGGGTGCCGGCCAG
This genomic interval from Micromonospora sp. CCTCC AA 2012012 contains the following:
- a CDS encoding M20/M25/M40 family metallo-hydrolase, which produces MTSDAASARPDPVDEVVDLCRDLLRIDTTNTGDNDTSVGERRAAEYVAEKLAEVGIDAELHESAPGRANLVARIPGTDPGRDALLVHGHLDVVPADPDEWSVHPFSGEIRDGYLWGRGAIDMKDFDAMVLAVVRGWQRTGVRPERDVVLAFTADEEAGSDYGAHFLAQRHRGLFDGCTEAIGEVGGFSYSINESSRLYLIETAEKGIDWLRLHAKGRPGHGSFLHDDNAVTALAEAVARIGRHRFPVTVTDTVRAFLEEVSDVLGIEIDPDDPETAIAKLGPIANIIGATIRSTANPTRLAAGYKDNVIPGRATATIDCRSLPGQSEMLEAQLRELVGPDIDIEYIQRQPALETTFDGDLVEAMSAALRAEDPGARPVPYMLSGGTDAKAFSQLGIRCFGFAPLRLPADLNFSGLFHGIDERVPVDGLQFGVRVLDRFLRSC
- a CDS encoding DUF5703 family protein, with product MDYEYAPLRLPSNVDRLTAAAQLAIQAEFSGWELARVRLYRDGTRQVMLRRRLVNQPQPGLSY
- a CDS encoding aldo/keto reductase, translating into MQQRPLGRSGLAVSRLALGTMTWGRDTDADDAAAQLKSYLDAGGNLVDTADVYADGDAESVIGSLLGGLVPRDELLIATKAGLRPGSGRRRDGSRGHLLRTLDASLRRLGTDHVDLWQVHGYDPDTPLEETLSALDHAVTSGRARYVGVSNFAGWQTARAAAWQAAWPGRAPVVAAQVEYSLLERGVEREVLPACEALGLGVLPWSPLGRGVLTGKYRHGRPADSRAASPHFERFVATYLEPRCSSIVEAVATAAGGLGVSPLEVALAWIRDRPGVTAPILGARTVGQLLGALQVERVTLPDEIVTALDDVSAVPVGYPERDG
- a CDS encoding LLM class F420-dependent oxidoreductase, whose product is MRLGLSLGYQTAWSTPADHLALAQEADRLGYSVVWAAEAYGSDSPSMLAWMAGQTERIDVGSAVMQIPARTPAMTAMTAATIDALSGGRFRLGLGVSGPQVSEGWHGVRFAKPLARTREYVDIVKLAIARKEVAYDGEHYTLPLPDGPGKALRLGFHPPREHIPIYLAAVGPKNLELAGEIADGWLAVFYAPEFADEQLASVRAGRAKAGKELAGFDVVPSVPVVVGDDIATCAELVRWYAALYVGGMGSRQQNFYNQLATRMGYGDAAREVQDLYLAKRQRDAAAAIPMEFIDRTSLLGPKERIAERMREYAAAGVTTLSVTLFVADRDSGVQTLRTVAEALDLSGVGE
- a CDS encoding undecaprenyl-diphosphate phosphatase — protein: MTWVEAIVLGIVQGLTEFLPVSSSGHLRITSAIFFGRDAGASFTAVTQLGTEAAVLIYFFKDIWRIVRTWFLGLRDRSVRSSLDYRMGWYVIVGTIPIGVLGLLFKDTIREGARNLYLISFTLIFFALVLAFAEYWGRQTRTLENFRMRDGIIMGFAQAMALIPGVSRSGGTLTFGLLLNLTRETAARYSFLLAIPAVVLSGVFSLGDVFQPAEPGTAAPSVAQMVVATLIAFAIGYAAIAWLLRYVAHHTLYLFVLYRVALGTLVLCLLLTGTISAT